One Stenotrophomonas sp. SAU14A_NAIMI4_5 DNA segment encodes these proteins:
- a CDS encoding SDR family oxidoreductase: MDLGIAGRIALVSGADSGMGKQTARELLQAGVRVAITDVPDGTLDEALQELSPLGEVMAVAGDVTDAKDVEHIWASVRSELGDPDIYVNAAGVTGATGDFLDVDDNGWLRTLDINLMGAVRMCRQAIPAMRAKGWGRIVLFASEDAVQPYTDELPYCASKAGVLSLAKGLSKQYGKDNIMINTVSPAFIHTPMTDAMMHKRAKEKGMSFEEAIRTFLDEERPGMVLKRRGRPEEVAAAVLLLCSERASFINGANIRVDSGSVFTLAG, encoded by the coding sequence ATGGATCTCGGAATAGCAGGGCGCATCGCCCTGGTCAGTGGCGCCGATTCGGGCATGGGCAAGCAGACCGCACGCGAACTGCTGCAGGCCGGGGTACGCGTGGCCATCACCGATGTACCCGATGGCACCCTCGACGAAGCCCTGCAGGAACTGTCGCCGCTGGGCGAAGTGATGGCCGTTGCCGGTGATGTCACCGATGCCAAGGATGTGGAACACATCTGGGCCTCGGTACGCAGCGAACTTGGTGACCCCGACATCTACGTCAACGCTGCGGGTGTCACCGGTGCCACCGGCGATTTCCTTGATGTGGACGACAACGGTTGGCTGCGCACGCTGGATATCAACCTGATGGGTGCGGTGCGCATGTGCCGCCAGGCCATTCCCGCAATGCGTGCAAAGGGCTGGGGTCGCATCGTCCTGTTCGCCTCGGAAGATGCCGTACAGCCGTATACCGACGAGCTGCCGTACTGCGCCTCGAAGGCGGGTGTGCTGAGCCTGGCCAAGGGCCTGTCCAAGCAGTACGGCAAGGACAACATCATGATCAATACCGTCTCACCGGCCTTCATCCATACGCCGATGACAGACGCCATGATGCACAAGCGCGCCAAGGAAAAGGGCATGTCGTTCGAGGAGGCCATCCGCACCTTCCTCGATGAGGAGCGCCCCGGCATGGTGCTCAAGCGCCGCGGCCGGCCCGAAGAGGTCGCCGCCGCTGTGCTCCTGCTGTGCTCCGAACGCGCCAGCTTCATCAACGGCGCCAACATCCGCGTAGACTCGGGCTCGGTCTTCACCCTGGCCGGGTAA
- a CDS encoding SDR family oxidoreductase, whose protein sequence is MNDRLKMQDPRSQYPQPPFPAQPQPVPGKAADMDPVPDHGETSYQGSGKLSGRRALITGADSGIGRAAAIAYAREGADVALSYLPSEASDAEEVVALIEAEGRKALALPGDITDPEWCKALVERTVEAFGGLDILVVNAARQQYRESIAELSAEDFDKTMKTNLYAMHWICQAAVPHLPPGAAVITTASVQAYDPSAILLDYATTKAGIVAYTKALSAQLVEKGIRANVVAPGPFWTALQSSGGQPTEAVTKFGTQVPMKRPGQPVEIAPIYVLLASQEGSYLTGEVFGVTGGAGIA, encoded by the coding sequence ATGAATGATCGTCTGAAAATGCAGGATCCGCGCAGCCAGTATCCGCAGCCGCCCTTCCCCGCCCAGCCGCAGCCGGTGCCGGGCAAAGCGGCAGACATGGACCCGGTGCCGGACCACGGCGAAACCAGCTACCAAGGTTCGGGCAAGCTGAGCGGACGCCGGGCCCTGATCACCGGCGCCGACAGCGGCATCGGTCGCGCTGCGGCCATTGCCTACGCCCGCGAAGGCGCTGACGTAGCCCTGTCCTACCTTCCCTCTGAAGCGTCGGACGCGGAAGAAGTGGTCGCGCTGATCGAAGCCGAGGGCCGCAAGGCGCTGGCGTTGCCGGGTGACATCACCGACCCGGAGTGGTGCAAGGCTCTGGTTGAACGCACGGTGGAAGCCTTCGGTGGCCTCGACATCCTGGTGGTCAATGCGGCCCGCCAGCAGTACCGCGAAAGCATCGCCGAGCTGAGTGCGGAGGACTTCGACAAGACGATGAAGACCAATCTCTACGCCATGCACTGGATCTGCCAGGCAGCCGTTCCGCACCTGCCGCCGGGCGCCGCGGTCATCACCACTGCATCCGTCCAGGCGTATGACCCTTCGGCGATCCTGCTGGATTACGCCACCACCAAGGCAGGCATCGTTGCCTACACCAAGGCGCTGTCCGCACAGCTGGTCGAAAAGGGAATCCGCGCCAACGTGGTTGCGCCGGGTCCCTTCTGGACCGCGCTTCAGTCCTCCGGTGGGCAGCCGACCGAAGCGGTGACCAAGTTCGGCACCCAGGTGCCGATGAAGCGCCCGGGCCAGCCGGTGGAAATCGCGCCGATCTATGTGCTGCTGGCCAGCCAGGAAGGCAGCTACCTGACCGGTGAAGTGTTCGGCGTAACCGGCGGTGCCGGCATCGCCTGA
- a CDS encoding MFS transporter: MIDPTPDAPARRRAERGLDGLNFFLADVRDGLGPYLAIYLLSVHHWQPASIGAVMTVSAIIGLMTQTPAGALMDRLHAKRMTLAIAAVLVTATCLLLPWTQSFAVVASTQALSAVAASVIAPAIAAISLGVSGPRAFARRMGRNETFNHAGNVVAALLAGGLAYLWGPTVVFYLMAAMTLASVAATAAIPGAAIDDARARGLVDEPRQAHAPSPARLLLRDRRLLLLAACSCLFHLANAAMLPLVGQKLALSSPALATTLTAGCIVAAQLVMIPLAWLVGARADRWGRRPLLLAGFLILPIRAALYPLSDAPAWLLSVQLLDGVGAGIFGALIPIMVRDLSEGSGRFNVTLGAVTTVFGVGGALSPALAGFIVQRAGYDAAFLVLAVVATAAVLLALKVPETRDTPAIEHS, encoded by the coding sequence GTGATCGACCCCACCCCCGATGCCCCCGCGCGCCGGCGCGCCGAGCGCGGCCTGGATGGCCTGAATTTCTTCCTGGCAGATGTACGCGATGGACTGGGCCCCTATCTGGCCATCTATCTGCTGTCGGTACACCACTGGCAGCCGGCCAGCATCGGTGCGGTCATGACGGTGTCGGCGATCATCGGGCTGATGACCCAGACACCTGCCGGGGCGTTGATGGACCGGCTGCACGCCAAGCGGATGACACTGGCCATCGCTGCGGTGCTGGTGACCGCGACGTGTCTGCTGCTGCCTTGGACGCAGAGCTTCGCGGTAGTGGCATCCACCCAGGCGTTGAGTGCCGTGGCGGCCTCGGTGATTGCGCCGGCCATTGCGGCCATTTCGCTGGGCGTCAGCGGGCCGCGCGCGTTCGCGCGGCGCATGGGGCGCAACGAGACCTTCAACCATGCCGGCAACGTCGTGGCGGCCCTGCTGGCCGGTGGCCTGGCCTACCTGTGGGGACCGACGGTGGTGTTCTACCTGATGGCAGCGATGACACTGGCAAGCGTGGCCGCCACGGCTGCGATTCCGGGAGCGGCCATTGACGATGCGCGGGCGCGCGGCCTGGTTGACGAGCCAAGGCAGGCGCACGCCCCCTCCCCCGCGCGGTTGCTGTTGCGGGATCGCCGGTTGCTGCTGCTGGCCGCGTGCAGCTGCCTGTTCCACCTCGCCAACGCGGCGATGCTGCCGCTGGTCGGGCAGAAACTGGCGTTGAGCAGCCCGGCCCTCGCGACCACACTGACCGCCGGGTGCATCGTGGCCGCGCAGCTGGTGATGATTCCGCTGGCGTGGCTGGTGGGGGCGCGGGCGGACCGGTGGGGGCGGCGGCCGCTGCTGCTGGCGGGTTTTCTGATCCTGCCGATCCGTGCTGCGCTCTATCCTCTGTCCGATGCCCCGGCCTGGCTGTTGAGCGTGCAGCTGCTGGATGGCGTGGGTGCCGGCATTTTTGGTGCACTGATCCCCATCATGGTGAGGGACCTGAGCGAAGGGAGCGGGCGCTTCAATGTCACCTTGGGCGCGGTCACGACCGTGTTCGGGGTGGGCGGCGCGCTCAGTCCCGCTCTGGCGGGCTTCATCGTGCAGCGCGCAGGCTATGATGCCGCCTTTCTGGTCCTGGCGGTCGTTGCCACGGCGGCAGTGCTGCTGGCGCTGAAGGTGCCGGAGACACGGGATACGCCGGCAATTGAGCATTCATGA
- a CDS encoding alpha/beta hydrolase: MQRPTLFLLHSLGASHRKWDAVQRVLGNQFECVALDIPGFGGTSAGSATDIDALVDWFQQEVTARSPTCWFAVGHSMGGKIATLLAARSRNGVQGLAGLAGVVLVAASPPCPEPMQEARRAKMLEWFAGGPPARADAEAFIDANTHRPLQGPAREAAILDVLCTDPIAWRAWLNQGSREHRQEEAAHLHVPALILAGAEDGDLGEDAQRALNAPHYVHATVDIVPDAAHLIPVEQPEWLAHHIAVWALPLAARALPPAFIKLLDAERVAPRMRARLLARHAMPLPLTESALPARRLGVLAALAARLVPGADADDLALRVGHALVNHESDGWRFADLPQDADAWAQALDQLDAAANGFSTLSPAAQQALLEQVQRQSAAAPASAALDPAQWALWFEDARALFARTWMSLPSTWASIGYDGFAVGGKGAYSPGYEHTQAGVIDGWQLPC, translated from the coding sequence ATGCAACGTCCCACACTTTTCCTCCTGCACAGCCTGGGCGCGAGCCATCGGAAGTGGGACGCGGTGCAACGCGTCCTCGGAAATCAATTCGAGTGTGTCGCACTGGACATACCTGGCTTTGGCGGAACCTCCGCAGGCAGCGCGACCGACATCGACGCCCTCGTCGACTGGTTCCAGCAGGAAGTCACCGCGCGTTCGCCCACCTGCTGGTTCGCCGTCGGCCACAGCATGGGGGGCAAGATCGCCACGCTGCTTGCCGCCCGCAGCCGTAACGGGGTACAGGGCCTGGCAGGCCTGGCCGGTGTAGTGCTGGTGGCCGCATCACCGCCGTGTCCGGAACCCATGCAGGAAGCGCGCCGCGCGAAGATGCTCGAGTGGTTTGCCGGAGGCCCTCCCGCCCGCGCCGATGCTGAAGCCTTCATCGACGCCAACACCCATCGACCGCTGCAGGGGCCCGCCCGCGAAGCCGCCATCCTCGACGTGCTTTGCACCGATCCCATCGCCTGGCGTGCCTGGCTGAACCAGGGTAGTCGCGAACATAGGCAGGAGGAAGCGGCCCACCTGCACGTGCCTGCGCTGATACTGGCAGGCGCAGAGGATGGCGACCTCGGAGAAGACGCCCAGCGTGCACTGAACGCGCCGCATTACGTGCACGCAACCGTCGACATCGTGCCGGACGCTGCGCACCTGATTCCCGTCGAGCAGCCGGAGTGGCTTGCCCACCACATTGCGGTGTGGGCACTGCCACTGGCTGCACGCGCACTGCCGCCGGCATTCATCAAGTTGCTGGATGCCGAGCGGGTTGCACCGCGCATGCGGGCCCGTCTGCTGGCCCGACATGCCATGCCGCTGCCGCTTACCGAGTCTGCGCTGCCCGCACGCCGTCTGGGTGTGCTCGCTGCCTTGGCGGCACGACTGGTACCCGGCGCAGATGCCGATGACCTTGCACTGCGCGTCGGCCACGCACTGGTGAACCACGAGAGCGACGGCTGGCGATTTGCCGACCTGCCACAGGATGCGGATGCCTGGGCGCAGGCGCTGGATCAGCTGGATGCCGCAGCCAATGGATTCAGCACGCTTTCGCCCGCCGCACAGCAGGCACTGCTGGAACAGGTTCAACGGCAGAGCGCCGCCGCGCCCGCAAGCGCCGCGCTTGACCCTGCGCAGTGGGCACTTTGGTTTGAAGATGCGAGGGCGCTGTTTGCCAGAACCTGGATGAGCCTTCCGTCGACGTGGGCCTCCATCGGCTACGACGGTTTCGCTGTGGGTGGCAAAGGTGCGTACAGCCCCGGCTATGAGCACACACAGGCTGGGGTCATCGACGGGTGGCAGCTGCCATGCTGA
- a CDS encoding glycoside hydrolase family 15 protein: MSTLPEAASLDETKIGASPVANERRRNGALPIEQYSALGEGRSVALTGCDGSIDWWCAPNMDSPPLFDRLLDGSNGGYFSIAPTERCTVERHYRAESNVLETIFTTASGRASLTESLNSGNAGRLPWCELARRIEGLEGEVRFAVHMFPSTRAQSASPYCSSIGEHTVFHVQRLLGVVIHHPALQLQWTDEGACGECTVTAGERVTVALVVGEDEPLVAPSVEEVDGRIDLTDREWKAWARNVSYDGWDRATFVRSTLALKLLLYSPSGAIAAAATTSLPERIGGDKNFDYRYAWVRDAGYTIQAFLAAGLEAESKAAFTWLLRQLRRHGPKVVFTLDGEMVETVQELPMHGYRDTQPVVKGNLAGDQHQHGIYGDIFETAFCFVAAGNILDGASAELLSRIADLCADHWRAKDSGIWELPELEHYTMSKISCWQALARAVELADQGQLPTTCRDRWQRERDRISDWIETHCWSDGLQAFEMYPGSGKLDAALALAVRFRFDGRDRLLATLRAIDRELGQSDFHYRYSGMPEEEGCFIACSYWMAEAYARLGFVEDARARVDALNGALGRCQGVLSEMVDPATGHYLGNTPQGLSHLAQVMAMATIADTQGCP, encoded by the coding sequence ATGTCGACGTTGCCCGAGGCTGCCTCCCTTGATGAAACGAAGATCGGCGCATCACCGGTCGCAAATGAGCGCAGGCGCAACGGCGCGCTGCCCATCGAACAATACTCGGCGCTGGGCGAAGGGCGTTCCGTCGCCTTGACCGGCTGCGACGGTTCCATTGATTGGTGGTGTGCGCCCAACATGGACAGCCCGCCGTTGTTTGATCGCCTGCTGGACGGCAGCAATGGTGGCTACTTCAGCATTGCGCCCACCGAGCGTTGCACCGTCGAACGTCATTACCGGGCGGAAAGCAACGTGCTGGAAACGATCTTCACGACGGCATCCGGCCGTGCGTCGCTGACGGAATCGCTGAACAGCGGCAACGCCGGTCGCCTGCCCTGGTGCGAACTGGCGCGGCGCATCGAGGGCCTGGAGGGCGAGGTGCGCTTTGCCGTCCACATGTTCCCGAGCACGCGTGCTCAATCGGCCAGCCCCTACTGTTCGTCCATTGGCGAGCACACGGTCTTCCATGTGCAGCGGCTGCTGGGTGTTGTGATCCATCATCCGGCGCTGCAGCTGCAGTGGACCGACGAAGGTGCATGCGGTGAATGCACCGTCACTGCCGGCGAGCGGGTGACCGTGGCGCTCGTAGTCGGCGAGGATGAGCCGCTGGTAGCACCGTCGGTGGAGGAAGTGGATGGCCGCATCGACCTGACCGATCGGGAATGGAAGGCGTGGGCACGTAATGTGTCCTACGACGGCTGGGACCGCGCCACGTTCGTGCGAAGCACGCTGGCCCTCAAACTGCTGCTGTACTCGCCCTCGGGCGCCATTGCCGCTGCCGCCACGACCTCGCTGCCAGAGCGGATTGGCGGCGACAAGAATTTCGACTACCGCTACGCGTGGGTGCGCGATGCGGGTTACACGATCCAGGCGTTTCTGGCCGCAGGTCTGGAGGCGGAATCCAAAGCGGCATTCACCTGGCTGCTGCGTCAGCTGCGCCGCCATGGGCCGAAGGTCGTATTCACCCTGGACGGTGAGATGGTCGAAACGGTGCAGGAACTGCCCATGCACGGCTACCGCGATACGCAGCCAGTGGTGAAAGGCAATCTTGCCGGCGACCAGCACCAGCATGGCATCTACGGCGACATCTTCGAGACCGCGTTCTGTTTCGTGGCGGCCGGCAACATTCTGGATGGCGCCAGCGCGGAGCTGCTTTCGCGTATTGCCGACCTCTGCGCGGACCACTGGCGCGCGAAGGATTCCGGTATCTGGGAACTGCCTGAGCTGGAGCACTACACGATGTCCAAGATCAGCTGCTGGCAGGCGCTGGCGCGGGCGGTCGAGCTGGCCGACCAGGGCCAGCTGCCGACCACGTGCCGCGACCGCTGGCAACGCGAGCGCGACCGCATCAGTGACTGGATCGAAACCCATTGCTGGTCCGATGGCCTGCAGGCCTTCGAGATGTACCCCGGCAGCGGCAAGCTGGACGCGGCGCTGGCGCTGGCGGTGCGCTTCCGCTTTGACGGCAGGGACCGCCTGCTGGCCACGCTGCGCGCCATCGACCGCGAGCTGGGCCAGTCGGACTTCCATTACCGCTACTCGGGCATGCCGGAAGAAGAAGGCTGCTTCATCGCCTGCTCCTACTGGATGGCTGAGGCCTACGCACGGCTGGGTTTCGTCGAGGACGCCCGCGCCCGCGTGGATGCGTTGAACGGCGCGCTTGGCCGTTGCCAGGGCGTGCTCAGCGAAATGGTGGACCCGGCCACGGGCCATTACCTCGGCAACACCCCGCAAGGCTTGAGCCACCTGGCCCAGGTGATGGCCATGGCCACCATTGCAGATACACAGGGCTGCCCCTGA
- a CDS encoding arsenic transporter, with translation MHVEASSMIIWAAVAATIVGLLFRPFRIPEYVWAVAAALLLPLAGAVPVATFVGAVAEGQDVYLFLVGMMLLAELARREGVFDWMALYAVQHAAGSGRRLFDLVFLVGTVVTVLLSNDATAVVLTPAVYAACRVAGVTPLPYLFVCAFIANAASFVLPISNPANLVVFGAHMPPLLEWLKQFALPSLAAIAATYAVLRLLYRREIAQPISVSPQQQPLSPGGRLAAGGVVFTGTVLVVTSALNGRLGLMTFCAGLLSVAAVALAQRRSPLPLLRHVSWSVLPLVAGLFVLVEAVAQTGVIQQAADALEALARSSTSHAGWVAGIASALLSNVANNLPVGLAAGSVAQVADLPAQVRAALLVGVDLGPNLSVTGSLATLLWLVALRREGEHVGALDFLRVGILVMPPALIGALLLL, from the coding sequence ATGCACGTTGAAGCTTCGTCGATGATCATCTGGGCGGCCGTGGCGGCGACCATTGTCGGCCTGCTGTTCCGCCCTTTCCGCATTCCCGAATATGTCTGGGCTGTGGCCGCCGCGCTGCTGCTGCCACTGGCCGGGGCCGTGCCGGTCGCAACCTTCGTGGGCGCGGTGGCCGAGGGCCAGGATGTCTACCTGTTCCTGGTGGGCATGATGCTGCTGGCCGAGCTGGCGCGGCGCGAAGGGGTGTTCGACTGGATGGCGCTGTACGCGGTACAGCACGCGGCCGGCTCGGGGCGGCGCCTGTTCGATCTGGTATTCCTGGTCGGCACGGTGGTGACGGTCCTTCTGTCCAACGATGCCACGGCGGTTGTGCTCACCCCTGCGGTGTACGCGGCATGCCGGGTGGCCGGGGTCACGCCCCTGCCCTATCTGTTTGTCTGTGCATTCATCGCCAATGCCGCCAGTTTCGTGCTGCCCATTTCCAACCCTGCCAATCTGGTGGTATTTGGCGCACACATGCCGCCATTGCTGGAATGGCTGAAGCAGTTCGCGCTGCCTTCGCTGGCCGCCATCGCCGCCACATATGCCGTGCTGAGGCTGCTGTACCGCCGTGAGATTGCCCAGCCGATCTCGGTTTCGCCACAACAGCAGCCGCTGTCCCCTGGAGGCCGCTTGGCAGCTGGGGGTGTGGTGTTCACCGGAACGGTGCTGGTGGTCACCTCCGCACTGAATGGTCGTCTGGGGCTGATGACATTCTGTGCCGGGCTGCTGAGCGTGGCCGCCGTAGCCCTGGCGCAACGGCGCAGCCCCCTGCCGCTGCTGCGCCATGTTTCCTGGAGCGTGCTGCCGCTGGTGGCGGGGCTTTTCGTGCTGGTGGAGGCAGTCGCGCAGACCGGGGTGATCCAGCAGGCGGCGGACGCGCTGGAAGCACTGGCGCGCAGCTCGACCAGCCACGCTGGCTGGGTTGCGGGCATTGCCTCCGCCCTGCTGAGCAATGTGGCCAATAATCTGCCGGTAGGCCTGGCGGCCGGGTCCGTGGCGCAGGTGGCGGATCTGCCCGCGCAGGTGCGGGCCGCATTGCTGGTCGGCGTCGACCTGGGGCCCAACCTGTCCGTGACCGGTTCACTGGCGACGCTGTTGTGGCTGGTGGCGCTGCGACGTGAGGGCGAGCACGTAGGCGCCCTCGATTTCCTGCGTGTAGGGATCCTGGTGATGCCCCCCGCCCTGATCGGTGCGTTGCTGCTGCTGTAA
- a CDS encoding histidine kinase famiy protein gives MFFSAVETTRMPMIITDPHQPDNPIIFANRAFVEMTGYERDELIGRNCRFLQGPETDPDAIAEIREAIAETREAATEVLNYRKDGSTFWNALFVSPVFDDDGTLVYFFGSQLDVSRRRDAEDSLRQAQKMEALGQLTGGIAHDFNNLLQVMSGYLEMITGTSDKELPSDSFVRRAATQAQSAANKAAVLTQQLLAFSRRQKLEGRTVNLNSLVSSTVELAAQRVGADVELQMNLAPALWNCRIDTTQAEVAILNLVINARDALKGRPDQRVLLSTRNVEVSKAAAANELDHLPAGRLVCISVQDNGSGMSPDIVRRVMDPFFTTKEEGEGTGLGLSMVYGFVKQSGGTVRIASEPGVGTTVSLYFPATTDALTKDAAPSNMAMDRGGSERILIVEDRDDVAELAQMLLEAGGYQTRVANDGASALALLEQGEVFDLLFTDLIMPGGMNGVLLAREAKRRLPKLKVLLTTGYAEAGIERTDAGGSEYEVLNKPFNRQQLLRKVRLVLEGPTGVG, from the coding sequence ATCTTTTTCAGCGCCGTGGAAACCACGCGGATGCCGATGATCATCACCGACCCGCACCAGCCCGATAATCCGATCATCTTCGCCAACCGGGCCTTCGTAGAGATGACCGGCTATGAGCGTGACGAGCTGATTGGCCGCAACTGCCGGTTCCTGCAGGGACCGGAAACCGACCCCGATGCGATCGCCGAGATCCGCGAAGCCATTGCTGAGACCCGCGAGGCGGCGACCGAGGTTCTGAACTACCGCAAGGACGGTTCGACCTTCTGGAATGCGCTTTTTGTGTCGCCGGTGTTCGATGACGACGGCACGCTGGTGTACTTCTTCGGCTCGCAGCTGGATGTATCGCGCCGGCGTGATGCGGAGGATTCGCTTCGCCAGGCACAGAAGATGGAAGCCCTTGGCCAGCTCACGGGCGGCATCGCGCACGACTTCAACAATCTGCTGCAGGTCATGTCCGGCTATCTGGAGATGATCACCGGGACGTCTGACAAGGAGCTTCCGTCCGACAGCTTCGTCAGGCGCGCCGCCACCCAGGCGCAGTCCGCCGCCAACAAGGCCGCGGTGCTGACCCAGCAGCTGCTGGCGTTCTCGCGACGGCAGAAACTGGAAGGCCGCACGGTCAATCTGAATTCCCTCGTGTCCTCCACGGTGGAGCTGGCCGCGCAGCGTGTGGGCGCGGACGTGGAGCTGCAGATGAACCTCGCACCCGCGCTCTGGAACTGCAGGATCGATACAACCCAGGCCGAGGTGGCCATCCTCAATCTGGTCATCAATGCGCGCGATGCGCTGAAGGGTCGCCCGGATCAGCGCGTGCTGCTGAGCACGCGAAATGTGGAGGTCTCCAAGGCTGCGGCCGCCAACGAGCTCGATCACCTGCCCGCGGGTCGTCTGGTCTGCATCTCGGTGCAGGACAACGGCAGCGGGATGTCGCCCGACATTGTTCGCCGGGTGATGGACCCGTTCTTCACCACCAAGGAGGAAGGTGAAGGTACCGGGCTGGGACTGTCGATGGTCTATGGCTTCGTCAAGCAATCCGGTGGAACCGTACGGATCGCCTCTGAGCCAGGCGTGGGCACTACTGTCAGCCTGTATTTCCCTGCCACGACCGATGCGCTGACCAAGGATGCCGCCCCCTCCAACATGGCCATGGACCGCGGTGGCAGCGAGCGCATCCTGATTGTTGAAGACCGCGATGATGTCGCTGAACTGGCGCAGATGCTGCTTGAAGCCGGTGGCTACCAGACCCGTGTTGCCAACGATGGGGCATCGGCCCTGGCGCTGCTGGAACAGGGCGAGGTGTTCGACCTGCTGTTTACCGATCTGATCATGCCCGGCGGCATGAACGGCGTACTTCTTGCCCGCGAGGCCAAGCGCCGCCTGCCGAAGCTGAAGGTGTTGCTGACGACGGGCTATGCCGAAGCCGGGATTGAACGTACAGATGCAGGTGGTTCGGAGTACGAGGTGCTGAACAAGCCCTTCAACCGGCAGCAGCTGTTGCGCAAGGTGCGCCTGGTTCTGGAAGGGCCGACCGGCGTTGGTTGA